The Culex pipiens pallens isolate TS chromosome 2, TS_CPP_V2, whole genome shotgun sequence DNA window GTTTACAATCGCGAGCCTCACACGCAACTTGTTTACAAAGTATCGCGAGTCACTTTCAGTGCGGCAGTCAGCTGCTGATAAGCCAGAGTTGCTGCTGTAGCACAGTGTTGTGATGTGTAATTACTACGTCGGATCAGCGGTGATAGAACAACGTGCTAAGTCGAGGTTCTCGTCGCGATAATCAGCACTTTTGAGGCTGCGGCTGCACTTTCCTTACAACTGTCTGTCCAGTGCAGTTCGAAGAAGCGGGACATAAGCAGGTCGTAGCTTTCACAAATACTCACTCGATCGTACAGCGTGTTTAGCCTCAAGGAACAGGTTCTCCGCTGCCTGTGTAGTTGTGTGTCCTCTCCTAATCGCTGAAGTATCTCCAGTTAGCATAGAGCGAGAAACGTAAATAAGGCCTCAACCATGCTGCCACGGGCCAGGCAATTGGCGCTAATAGCACTTCGACGTAGTAGTAGTAAAATGGTGCTGGAACGCTCAACACGTGCATTGACCACCAGTCCGATTGTTTCGGCCGCGGCCAAACCTTCCCCGCAGGCTCAGCAGCAGCCGCAGGCTGTGGTGACCAAGCCGGATCTTCCCCCAGCATCGCCCAACGAAACGTACGAGGTGAGAGTTTAAAGACCTGTCCCAAATCTGCTCTTGctacaaattaaaacaatactGATTACGATTCTAGAATGCAGTTCATGCGCTCAACTCGCTCCAGTCCAATTACAGCGTGATGCAAAGTTCGATCGCCCGGACGCACACGTCCGACTCGGTGCACATCCAGGAAACGGTCAAGTTTCTCGGCAGAATTGGGATTAGCCCGGAGCGACTCGATCAGCTGCCTGTGATTTATGTATCTGGTACGAAGGGGAAGGTAAGTGAGAGAACTCGTAATGCGTACGAGGAAAGAAGCATTAGGAATGTTATGTGTTTGTTTTATGGTTTCAAAGTTTCGTGAAAGAACCTGATAAAAAGTCGTTTAACAAGTGATTAATTATATTCCTGAAACACAGTGAATCATGTGCAAACTACGACTGGACTTATGACTTATCGCTCTCATGACATTGACGAACGGAAAATCATTAAGaacacaaaacaaatttttaaaggattttttaataaaataaataccaGGGAAACCTAACAATCTGATTTTAAACCAACAAAGTCAATCTAACTAGTAGTTtgtaaaaattaataataaaacacGGCTCATCCTCTGTGTAACCTGGTTATTTTAATAAAGCTTTACTCGTAATCAAGaacaaattatcaatttttttaaatttttattaaaaagatcagaaaatttaacaaaagtttcatttcttaacattgaaaatcttgcCTAGcaacaaaagctgaaaaaatacaatttattttgtccttttgaaaagttagacTTGATCTCCagaatttgtatttatttttatcggatGTGATCAGATAATATGACAATATTGTCATTTTCAAGCATCCTAAATAGGTCCAATAGTTGGTGAGATCAaggttgttaaaatataaacTTTCAGTTCTCACTTCTCAGTGACTACAATGGATTGGCAGATTCGAGTGAAAGAAATTATAGTTCTCTCATAAGGAATACATTTTAGCAAAAACCAGTCCTCCCGAAACGCACGCACTCCGTACAAGTTTTCAGTGCAGATGAACCGCAAACACAACAGGCTACCATGTTCGAGTTCTCCCTGCACGGCGCACTCAAGTTTACACGCGGTGTAAACACGGGGTGCAACGCCGTGCGTGCGAAGAGCGTATAAAGAGACgactttttacaccttagtttccatccaccccgggattcgaactgacgacctttggattgttaatccaactgcctaccagcgactccaccgaggcaggacacagggagacgactcctacacctggaatgagctAACGAactaacatttacttcccgtccgacggaaggcgtgatcagacaaatctcgtctcgaaaaatgccaccgggaccgtctgggatcgaacccaggccgactgggtgagaggcaatcacgcttacccctacaccatggTTCCCGGTATATATctgcattaatttggcttactggggaaattgtaaaaatatgtttacagatctgcaaaatgcctggggctttaaatgttttctattttatttcataaatttgttgaaagactgggtattatatttacgtatacataaggctaccaactcttgctgagcaaaaatccgtacacttagccgatatgacaccatggtataacaaaaactgtcaatgaattatttagataaattaaattaaataaatttgagaattaaaaattaaaaaaaaactgtgtcaTTTTCACAGCTAacgaatttcacaaaatgctatcagagtgcttatgacttgcacgtttaaaagtattcataaaataaaccgtgatttgaatcaaatcatcatgttcgtaattttttttttgttatggccCGGTATGCTCTTCGAAAGaaagggggtcaagaaacagctttacgaacggcaGGACAAAAAAGAGGGAACGTTTTATtgaggcttttcttcaccctctctggcttgctttcgctaccgctgcccatttgaattttttcttgaccgcttcttccgaagtgcataccttacataaacatttaaaagttaacgaaatgtcaagtttgattttacgaataatatcgttctaagtgttttcacgaacacttttccagagtttttttattcaaaggtcctataacatgtaaaacacaacagtttataggacctttaaaaaaaactctagatttgttaattcaaatgttcaaatgttttcacaagttttagaaagttattggaaatggataaatatattcTGTAAAGagtttctaaaagaacaattctagagttttttttaaggttctatcaacatatgaaagacaatagttcaaaaactctagaattattgataatcaagtttgaattgaggaaaccccggaaaactttccctttttaaattaaactcacagaaaaatataaatttctagttaacaaaagcttcaaccaaatcaaaaaagcaattcaatgatcaaaaagttgttaaaattccgtacaaatgcgtattatgcgtaaaattccctacaaaaattccggcctattaaaaatccgcgaagaggttcggaaatccgtatggtaaggaaaaaatccgtacagttggtagccttacatATACAGtatttgttcggtaactgggctgagaacgtagcccagtcaccgaatgttgctcgttaactgggctgaacaaaaaataacgaggggaccaccgatgaataatattttccagatgaaatataaaaattaaagttactcaaaattatttacaattcttacttttcatatttctttaattgtaacttgaaatttaacaaaagtttgaaaaaagtttttttatttattgaatatgatttttgcatccattaacccctcggtcattttggtttgttttggttttttgacgtttgtctgcattttaactgggctacggccccgttatcgagcgcccagttaaaaagcagcccagttgaacaacgcccagttaccgaacaactactgtatttatgactttaaatttggaaaaaaatgtcatgttgaattatttttcatcaaacactggCATCTGGGgaaaatcaggacaaatgtaatGAATTAAGACTgctatttaagccattttttttgcatattattttgaattacttcgattaaaacaggaacagaacaaaacagttAGTAcaccaatttaaaaatattgttctcAAATCTCCTTTACCTATttagactgcagtcccgatttagcacagttggcggtagtaacttaaaaataatttgttaatagtagtttatgcaacaagttgcaaaaagaggattttttcagcacgagtcgtacatttatccaacgaggttcaccgagttggataaatacgaagagtgctgaaaaaatcaagttttgcaacgagttccatacaacattttttgcaattccaaaaaacaggCACTGAgtgaatttttatgtaaaattttcatgtattttgtcaataaatcgttttaataaaaaaaaagttgaaaagtgttatttttcgaaacaagtgctgaaaagttcaacttttcagcacccatttgagtgctgaaaagtagaacttttcagcatttattttgaaaagtgttgctattctattctgttatttttggtacagaaaagtaggctatttcgtcgttcaagaatgacaggaatagtaagtagtttcacggcggaattgcaaaaatatgttttatataaaacatgaaattcaaagcTTATGTTAAACTCAATATTAACTGGTATCATTTTAATTGTTGtcgtttcttcttttttttagacatttcaaagaaattttccaagcttttctagtcatgtcatacaaaataatatataaagtaaatatatttataaaagacTTGACTTATTACATTTGAATcacatttgattaaaaattgtagCACGTTTAAAATCGTAAGCACAAGCTTGTGCTgcagcaaagaacaaaaaaaatatcaaattttaatttcttttattctatttaaaaactgttgtcatttttttaaatagagtatagattatcaccaatgCACAGTACACTGTGCAAtggagcaccggattcgagtggtacctagaaatgacagttttcctcgcagttctcccataagaaatacatacattgtagaaaaaagcaaaaactgctcgaatggaagtacTCCATTGATATTATTGAGcaaattctataattttatgcttgaaaaacataacaaatataatgaaaacattgttttttttactgtgtcaaaaatttcccgggatttcgagaattttaaaaaatatttttcccatttcccgggaaattcaaaacccgggaaaattggacgccctaataaAGAGGATAAAATTGAAAAGCTTAATGTCTATCGTATGTTATGTCGTAAATTACATATTGTCGAATAAATAGTCATTCAAACAACGGGCGCGTTTAGTTATTaatttatgtgttttatttAGTTATTTTCTCTTTCGGTTAGTTCaagctttccacagccggctgtctaggcTTGAactgttaaattaaaattttagaactaAACGAGATCTCTCTGCAGCAACATCagatgtttgccttgagaataataattAAAACCCACAATAAttaaacgggaattgtctcgacagcagcatccgattgcttgccttgagaataaaactatAACCTTTAAACACACTATGCCAATGGTCGCAACGCTTGCTTAGAGTGTATCCTAGACCTtataccttcccaaaaaccgtccaactccaagcgaaacttacttgaggataccgtggagattttcccttaatactctgaaaaaagtggagcatcaacacttcccgtcttccaaatccctttccttgtccctggtgcgcggtggagatgggagcggccggcaatggacggctgtcatcgtggtgagaatctggttcaggtggaattggttctattcccaattatcaatcctaggcaacttgggcttagacaatcatcacatcacatggtgaaatccagtctgcaatccgctaaaatcaccgtctcctagcgaagcgaagcgaagcgaattaCATATTgtcgaataaataaataacaaagttGTTTATAAATCTAAAAATTACCTCATTATCATTCCAGGGCTCAACCTGCTCGCTCGTGGAATCAATCCTGCGCGCCCACGGCTATCGGACCGGCTTCTTCAGCTCGCCGCACCTGGTCGCCGTCACCGAACGCATCCGGCTGGACGGCATACCGATCCAGTCCGACCACTTTACGGCGCACTTTTGGCGAGTTTACAACCAGCTGCTCGCCACGCGAGACCATCCCCGGGACATGCCAGCTTACTTTAACTTTTTAACCATTTTGGCGTTTGATATGTTTTTGCGCGCCAAAGTGGACGTTGCGGTTGTGGAGGTTGGCGTTGGTGGTCGGTACGATTGTACGAATGCGGTTCGGAGAACTTCGACCGTTGGGATTACGTCGTTGGGGTTGGAGCATACAAAACTATTGGGGGATACGCTGGAGGAGATCGCTTGGCAAAAGGCTGGAATCGTTAAGGAGGGCTCGGATGTGTTTACCGTGCGCCAACCGGACGGATGTTTGGACGTGATCGCGAACGAGTGTCGCAAGCTGGGAGCGAATCTGCAAGTGGTACGGGACTTTGACGATTACCAGTGGCAGCGGAAGCCAGCGCTAAGTGCAAACAATTTAGCAATTAAGCTCAACACTTCACTGGCGATTGAGATAGCGCTTAATTGGATTGGTCGCACGCGTCCAGAGCTACTCGCGAAGAAAGGTGTGCTATCGGAACAGGTTGCGCAAGGCGTTGAGTCGTGTTTTTGGCCGGGACGGTGTCATCAGGTTAGGAAAGGAAACAAACGAATATTTCTGGACGGGGCACACACGGTTGAGAGCGTGGAGCTTTGCGCCAAGTGGTTTCAGTCGTGTCAGCGAAAGGAAAATCCCAAAGTGCTAATATTTAACGCAACTGGAGATCGGGACACGCACAAGCTGCTGGAGATTTTGGGGAAAAACGTGAAGTTTGATAGAGTTTATTTCACGCCGAATGTTGCTTCGCtgaaa harbors:
- the LOC120423246 gene encoding folylpolyglutamate synthase, mitochondrial yields the protein MLPRARQLALIALRRSSSKMVLERSTRALTTSPIVSAAAKPSPQAQQQPQAVVTKPDLPPASPNETYENAVHALNSLQSNYSVMQSSIARTHTSDSVHIQETVKFLGRIGISPERLDQLPVIYVSGTKGKGSTCSLVESILRAHGYRTGFFSSPHLVAVTERIRLDGIPIQSDHFTAHFWRVYNQLLATRDHPRDMPAYFNFLTILAFDMFLRAKVDVAVVEVGVGGRYDCTNAVRRTSTVGITSLGLEHTKLLGDTLEEIAWQKAGIVKEGSDVFTVRQPDGCLDVIANECRKLGANLQVVRDFDDYQWQRKPALSANNLAIKLNTSLAIEIALNWIGRTRPELLAKKGVLSEQVAQGVESCFWPGRCHQVRKGNKRIFLDGAHTVESVELCAKWFQSCQRKENPKVLIFNATGDRDTHKLLEILGKNVKFDRVYFTPNVASLKSTNVDSVNLNFPKDEQLKRCEQNCQLWQELQTRRNGSSKAQCSAQALAAVGLALEQVDNSFAASQQECDILVTGSLHLIGAALSALNMESHVLCPR